Proteins encoded together in one Aminipila butyrica window:
- a CDS encoding acetate/propionate family kinase translates to MKVLVINCGSSSLKYQVLDMTTETLLCKGLVERIGMDGSIITHEKEGMDKFKLETPMADHKEAIGHVLDAVQDAAHGVVASMDEISAVGHRVVHAGEKYAHSVLITEEVIKALEECIELAPLHNPPNLAGIAACQALMPNTPMVGVFDTAFHQTMPPESYIYAIPYEYYQKHGIRRYGFHGTSHKYVAERAADMLSCALDDLKIITCHLGNGASVSAIKRGKCIDTSMGFTPLEGLVMGTRSGDIDPAIVTYIREKEGLQAGVANEILNKKSGVLGISGVSSDFRDIEDAAAEGNERAQLALKVFAHKVRFYIGAYIAEMNGVDAIVFTAGLGENGIDMRDIICHDMGNLGIKLDLVKNKVRGKEAIISRDDSKVKILLIPTNEELMIARDTYNITKNLK, encoded by the coding sequence ATGAAAGTATTAGTAATCAATTGCGGAAGCTCATCATTAAAGTATCAAGTTCTTGATATGACCACTGAAACTCTTTTGTGCAAAGGTCTGGTAGAGCGAATCGGTATGGATGGCTCCATCATTACCCATGAAAAGGAAGGAATGGACAAGTTCAAGCTGGAAACACCTATGGCGGACCACAAAGAGGCTATCGGGCATGTACTGGATGCGGTACAGGATGCAGCGCATGGTGTTGTTGCGTCTATGGACGAAATCAGTGCTGTAGGACACAGAGTGGTTCACGCTGGTGAGAAATATGCTCATTCTGTATTGATTACGGAAGAGGTTATCAAGGCACTGGAAGAGTGTATCGAATTAGCACCGCTTCACAACCCGCCGAACCTAGCTGGTATTGCCGCTTGTCAGGCTTTAATGCCAAATACACCGATGGTGGGCGTATTTGATACGGCTTTTCATCAGACGATGCCTCCGGAATCCTATATTTATGCCATTCCTTACGAATATTATCAGAAGCATGGCATCCGTCGATATGGCTTCCACGGCACCAGCCACAAGTATGTAGCTGAACGGGCTGCAGACATGCTTAGCTGCGCTTTGGACGACCTGAAGATTATCACTTGCCACTTGGGAAATGGAGCATCTGTTTCCGCTATCAAGAGAGGTAAGTGCATTGACACATCCATGGGATTTACTCCGCTGGAAGGTCTGGTTATGGGTACTCGTTCTGGTGACATTGACCCAGCTATCGTAACTTATATCCGTGAAAAGGAAGGCCTGCAGGCTGGTGTAGCCAATGAAATCTTGAACAAGAAGTCTGGTGTTCTGGGTATTTCCGGCGTTTCCAGCGACTTTAGAGATATTGAAGATGCTGCTGCTGAAGGCAATGAAAGAGCACAGTTGGCTTTGAAGGTGTTTGCTCATAAGGTTCGCTTCTATATTGGTGCATACATTGCAGAAATGAATGGTGTAGATGCAATCGTATTCACTGCTGGTTTAGGTGAAAACGGCATCGACATGCGTGATATCATTTGCCACGATATGGGAAATCTAGGTATTAAGCTGGATTTGGTAAAGAACAAGGTAAGAGGAAAAGAAGCTATCATCAGCAGAGATGATTCTAAGGTGAAAATCTTGTTGATTCCTACGAATGAAGAGCTGATGATCGCAAGAGACACATACAATATTACAAAGAATTTAAAATAA
- a CDS encoding nucleotidyltransferase → MNKNMNVLGIIAEYNPFHNGHLYQLRQSVQQTEADFVVVLISGNFTQRGEPALTSKWSRAEMAVNCGADLVLELPFAFACNSAEYFARGAVELFNRLGCITHLSFGSESGDLDMLQQTAAFLAQESEEFSAALKNGLHAGLSYPKARAEAATRCLGPHCAQLLADPNNILAVEYLKQLTLTKSDIIPITVKRLGSSYHEPTLTGPLASASAIRKQLAHRKIDFQQLKDTLPEPVLSILLRELTGCQQNSALHPENECFPRSSFQSDQLYLNLLRSRILTASDTDLNQIFSVSEGLEHKLKDSIRRADSLTQLQELLKSKRYTATRISRLLAHVLVGLTKTDMAAILEQNQGYGRILGFSQGGSQLLKLLKKSKKTALPLITNINKQKEQLQECQLLLSYDLLASDFYNLLTEKNLYYHSDQVHQPYKKPTLKQL, encoded by the coding sequence ATGAATAAAAACATGAACGTTTTAGGCATCATTGCCGAATACAATCCTTTTCACAACGGCCACCTTTACCAGCTGAGGCAATCTGTCCAGCAGACGGAGGCCGATTTTGTGGTGGTTCTCATTAGCGGTAATTTCACCCAGCGAGGAGAGCCTGCTCTCACATCTAAGTGGAGCCGTGCAGAAATGGCCGTCAACTGTGGCGCAGACTTGGTTTTAGAGCTGCCCTTCGCTTTTGCTTGCAACAGTGCAGAGTACTTTGCCAGAGGAGCAGTAGAGCTGTTCAACCGGTTGGGCTGCATCACCCACTTGTCCTTTGGCAGCGAATCGGGGGACTTAGACATGCTCCAGCAAACAGCTGCTTTCTTAGCCCAGGAAAGCGAAGAATTCTCCGCTGCCTTGAAAAACGGCCTCCATGCCGGACTGTCCTATCCCAAGGCCAGAGCGGAAGCCGCAACTCGCTGCCTGGGCCCCCACTGCGCCCAGCTGCTGGCCGATCCCAACAATATTCTGGCTGTTGAATACCTAAAGCAGCTGACCCTCACCAAAAGCGACATAATTCCAATTACAGTCAAACGTTTAGGTTCCAGCTACCACGAGCCGACCCTAACTGGTCCCTTGGCCTCTGCTTCCGCTATCCGTAAACAGCTGGCTCACCGCAAAATCGATTTTCAGCAGTTGAAAGACACCTTGCCAGAACCGGTATTGTCCATCCTTCTGCGGGAGCTGACCGGCTGTCAGCAAAATTCAGCATTACACCCGGAAAACGAATGCTTTCCCCGGTCATCTTTCCAATCCGATCAGCTGTATCTAAACCTCCTGCGGAGCCGGATTCTTACTGCCAGCGACACCGATCTAAACCAAATATTCTCCGTAAGCGAAGGCTTGGAGCACAAGTTGAAAGATAGCATTCGCCGAGCGGACAGCCTCACTCAACTTCAAGAGCTGCTAAAGTCCAAGCGCTACACTGCCACTCGTATTAGCCGCCTGCTGGCTCATGTCTTAGTAGGCTTGACCAAAACAGACATGGCAGCTATCCTGGAGCAGAATCAAGGCTACGGACGGATTCTGGGTTTCAGCCAAGGCGGATCTCAATTACTGAAACTGCTGAAAAAAAGCAAAAAGACTGCTCTGCCGTTGATTACCAACATCAACAAGCAGAAAGAACAGCTTCAAGAGTGCCAGTTATTATTAAGTTACGACTTGCTAGCCAGCGATTTCTATAATCTGCTGACAGAAAAAAATCTCTATTATCATTCCGATCAAGTCCACCAGCCATATAAAAAGCCCACATTAAAGCAGCTTTAA
- a CDS encoding alpha/beta-type small acid-soluble spore protein: MTLQDKMNKSYKPALKNMKTEVASELGLSNYDSMDKGNLTARQNGYVGGYMTKKLVDMAEQQLSGK; this comes from the coding sequence ATGACATTACAGGACAAGATGAATAAGAGTTATAAGCCAGCACTGAAGAACATGAAGACAGAGGTTGCTTCTGAATTGGGTCTGTCTAACTATGACAGCATGGATAAGGGTAACCTTACAGCAAGACAGAACGGTTATGTAGGCGGATATATGACCAAGAAGCTGGTTGACATGGCTGAACAGCAGTTATCCGGAAAATAA
- a CDS encoding ATPase yields MKVLELLDEIEEIVDTSTSFPLTGKIMVDAEEILEIVKEIRVELPDEIQQAQWIKDERQRILEEAKKEYETVINDAKRQAEVLTENDDIVVRSKMRADEIMRIAEENCKQLKLNTFDYIDSILFNFQNKMEQLNVTYFADMFNKMETTFQSVNATLVSNRTEIKDLAYKTQMDKED; encoded by the coding sequence ATGAAAGTATTGGAATTGTTAGATGAAATAGAAGAGATTGTAGATACAAGCACTAGTTTTCCGCTGACGGGAAAAATCATGGTGGATGCAGAAGAGATTCTGGAGATTGTCAAGGAGATTCGCGTGGAGCTCCCAGACGAGATTCAACAGGCTCAGTGGATTAAAGACGAGAGACAGCGTATATTGGAAGAAGCCAAGAAGGAATATGAAACGGTTATCAATGATGCCAAAAGACAGGCGGAGGTGCTGACAGAGAACGATGATATTGTCGTCCGCTCCAAGATGCGGGCCGACGAGATCATGCGTATCGCCGAAGAGAACTGTAAGCAGCTGAAATTGAACACCTTTGATTATATTGACAGCATTCTCTTCAACTTTCAGAACAAGATGGAACAGTTAAATGTGACCTATTTTGCGGACATGTTCAACAAGATGGAAACAACCTTTCAGAGTGTCAATGCCACGTTGGTATCCAATCGGACTGAAATCAAAGATTTGGCGTATAAGACCCAGATGGACAAGGAAGATTAA
- the coaD gene encoding pantetheine-phosphate adenylyltransferase, with translation MKQKALYAGSFDPVTNGHLDLIKRAAKLYDNLVVGVITNPSKNPLFTVEERKLLIRKATAHLPNVEVDDFSGLLAEYVNKGGFDVVVRGLRAVNDFEVEMQMAQMNARLYDGRVETVFLMTCPEFSFLSSSMAKEVFMLNGEIGGLVPDPVLEYMIEKFR, from the coding sequence ATGAAACAAAAGGCATTATATGCCGGATCTTTTGATCCGGTGACCAATGGACATTTAGACTTAATAAAAAGGGCAGCGAAGCTTTATGATAACTTGGTAGTAGGGGTTATAACTAACCCTTCTAAGAATCCACTGTTTACGGTGGAAGAACGAAAGCTGCTGATTCGGAAGGCGACTGCCCATCTGCCCAATGTGGAGGTAGATGACTTTTCGGGACTTTTGGCTGAGTATGTGAATAAAGGTGGCTTTGATGTGGTGGTCAGGGGGCTGCGGGCTGTCAATGATTTTGAAGTAGAGATGCAGATGGCGCAGATGAACGCCCGGCTGTACGACGGAAGGGTGGAGACCGTATTTCTCATGACCTGCCCAGAATTTTCATTTTTGAGCTCGAGCATGGCAAAGGAAGTGTTCATGCTGAATGGGGAGATTGGGGGCTTAGTTCCCGACCCAGTACTAGAATATATGATTGAAAAATTCAGATGA
- the rsmD gene encoding 16S rRNA (guanine(966)-N(2))-methyltransferase RsmD: MRIIAGDLKGRRLATPRDNKVRPTSDKVKEAIFNMISGCYEDEVVADIFAGTGNLGLEAISRGASHCYFGDKSKDSLALVRENVNTCRVEDQATIIWGDCHMVLKRIPQKVQVIFLDPPYQDGLMISCIEKIQELGLLAEDGCIVAEHSLEEKLPEAIGAFEKLKEKRYGKIAVSIYG, encoded by the coding sequence TTGCGAATAATAGCAGGAGATTTAAAAGGCAGGAGATTGGCAACTCCACGAGATAACAAGGTAAGACCTACCTCAGATAAGGTGAAGGAAGCCATTTTCAACATGATTTCCGGCTGCTATGAGGACGAAGTGGTGGCAGATATTTTTGCAGGTACCGGGAATTTGGGGCTGGAGGCTATCAGCCGGGGTGCCAGCCACTGTTATTTTGGGGACAAGTCCAAGGACAGCCTGGCTTTAGTACGAGAAAACGTGAATACTTGCCGGGTTGAGGATCAAGCAACTATCATATGGGGCGATTGTCACATGGTTTTAAAGCGCATACCTCAAAAAGTTCAAGTAATTTTTTTGGATCCGCCCTATCAGGATGGACTGATGATTTCCTGCATTGAAAAAATACAGGAACTGGGATTGTTAGCAGAAGATGGGTGCATCGTGGCGGAACACAGCTTGGAAGAGAAGCTGCCAGAGGCCATTGGTGCATTTGAAAAGCTCAAGGAAAAAAGATATGGAAAAATTGCTGTTTCCATTTACGGATAA
- the recG gene encoding ATP-dependent DNA helicase RecG, with protein sequence MNLKDAVSAIKGVGPKKAEALKKLDIDSVEDFLYFYPRSYQDWRQATPVGQLRDGELSLIQGTVKLKIKGGYGKKQTLKLLVSDDSGSAEVVFFNAAYLLNKFEVEQVYFFYGKVSVEYGKVQLRHPEFLKSGQKPAYGILPVYPLTRGISQTDLYKWQHMAQHLLNQLEEPLSQQMLERNKLCSLMYALENIHFPQDRNHLKAAKYRLVFDELLFLQIGLLSVKNRITSEEKGIVFPKEITTEFFVNRLPYSLTEAQARVLEEIEADMETDKVMNRLVQGDVGSGKTVVAEAALYKTVKSGFQGVLMAPTELLAKQHFNGLREEFEGHEVEVGFLSGSMTAKNKRETLERLAEGNIHVLVGTHALIQPTVQFKKLGLVITDEQHRFGVNQRNLLTEKGQNPDVLVMTATPIPRTLAVVLYGDLDISVIDQLPPGRQQIITQAFHKNNRASAYNFVGQQVAEGRQAYVVAPLIEESETLENVISAEELHQQLQKEFKEAKVGLLHGEMRQAEKDVIMEQFYEGTIHILVSTVVIEVGINVPNATVMVIENAERFGLAQLHQLRGRVGRGRHQSYCLLLSKGETEVSKERISTMVSTSDGFAIAEKDLALRGPGEFFGFRQHGLPDLKLADLGRHTKILLQAREEARAILQKDPKLLTEEMAGIRAKTIQLFGENAVLSI encoded by the coding sequence ATGAATTTGAAGGATGCAGTTTCTGCCATCAAAGGCGTTGGCCCTAAAAAAGCAGAGGCCCTGAAAAAACTGGATATCGACAGTGTTGAAGATTTCTTGTACTTCTACCCTCGGAGTTATCAAGATTGGAGGCAAGCTACGCCGGTGGGTCAGCTGCGGGACGGAGAATTGTCACTGATTCAGGGGACGGTGAAGCTAAAGATCAAGGGTGGTTATGGAAAGAAGCAAACGCTAAAGCTGTTAGTATCTGACGATAGCGGCAGCGCTGAGGTAGTATTTTTTAACGCGGCTTATCTGCTGAACAAGTTTGAAGTGGAACAAGTCTATTTTTTTTATGGCAAAGTATCGGTAGAATATGGCAAGGTGCAGCTGCGCCATCCGGAATTTTTAAAAAGCGGGCAGAAGCCAGCTTACGGTATTCTGCCAGTTTATCCCTTGACTCGAGGCATTTCCCAGACAGACCTATATAAATGGCAGCACATGGCTCAGCATCTTTTGAATCAGCTGGAGGAACCTCTGAGTCAGCAAATGCTGGAGCGAAACAAACTGTGCAGTTTAATGTATGCCTTGGAGAACATCCATTTCCCTCAGGATAGAAATCACCTGAAGGCGGCAAAATATAGATTGGTATTCGACGAGCTATTATTTTTGCAAATTGGGCTTTTATCGGTAAAAAACCGAATTACTTCTGAGGAAAAAGGCATTGTCTTTCCAAAAGAAATAACAACGGAGTTTTTTGTCAACCGCTTACCCTACAGCCTTACAGAAGCTCAAGCGCGGGTGCTGGAAGAAATTGAGGCAGATATGGAGACGGACAAGGTCATGAATCGCCTGGTTCAGGGTGACGTTGGCTCTGGTAAGACGGTAGTGGCCGAGGCGGCTTTGTACAAGACGGTAAAAAGCGGCTTTCAAGGCGTTTTGATGGCGCCCACGGAACTGTTGGCGAAACAGCATTTCAATGGGCTCAGAGAAGAGTTTGAGGGCCATGAGGTGGAAGTGGGGTTTTTATCTGGCAGTATGACAGCTAAAAACAAGCGAGAGACCCTGGAACGATTGGCAGAAGGCAACATTCATGTACTGGTAGGCACTCATGCGTTGATTCAGCCTACTGTTCAGTTTAAAAAGCTAGGTTTGGTTATTACCGACGAGCAACATCGTTTTGGCGTCAATCAGCGAAACCTGTTGACGGAAAAAGGTCAGAATCCAGATGTGCTGGTGATGACCGCCACACCCATCCCACGTACCTTAGCGGTGGTTCTCTATGGGGATTTGGATATTTCTGTAATTGATCAGCTGCCTCCGGGCCGGCAACAGATTATTACCCAGGCTTTTCATAAGAATAACCGAGCCAGTGCTTACAACTTTGTGGGTCAGCAGGTAGCAGAAGGGCGACAGGCTTATGTGGTGGCTCCGCTGATTGAAGAATCAGAGACACTGGAAAATGTGATTTCGGCGGAAGAATTACATCAGCAGCTGCAAAAAGAATTTAAAGAAGCGAAGGTAGGCCTGCTCCACGGAGAGATGAGACAAGCAGAGAAGGATGTAATCATGGAGCAGTTTTATGAGGGGACCATTCACATTCTGGTGTCTACGGTGGTGATTGAGGTGGGCATCAATGTGCCCAACGCCACGGTTATGGTTATTGAAAATGCGGAGCGCTTTGGTCTGGCGCAACTGCATCAGCTTCGAGGCCGAGTAGGCCGAGGTCGTCATCAGTCCTACTGTCTTCTTTTATCAAAAGGGGAGACGGAGGTGTCCAAAGAGCGAATTAGCACGATGGTGTCTACCTCCGATGGTTTTGCCATTGCAGAAAAAGATTTAGCCCTTCGTGGTCCAGGAGAATTCTTTGGCTTTCGTCAGCATGGTCTGCCAGATTTAAAGCTGGCGGATTTGGGCCGCCACACCAAGATTCTTCTTCAGGCGAGAGAAGAGGCCCGTGCTATTTTGCAAAAGGATCCCAAGCTTCTCACAGAAGAAATGGCGGGTATTCGGGCAAAAACCATTCAGCTTTTTGGTGAAAATGCGGTATTGAGCATTTAA
- a CDS encoding Asp23/Gls24 family envelope stress response protein has protein sequence MLYKKDLEEGSITIGKAVIAKIVTETVAQFRGKVRISNYKNKAMSFAAKLGVTDEMNNMEISMGAKGLDIKLYIVVKFGTSIGMVTNKLIGDIHDKVYQYTSIEPNSVAVVITGTMSKNIARRNIEVRRDSER, from the coding sequence TTGCTATATAAAAAGGATTTGGAAGAGGGCAGCATTACCATTGGAAAGGCGGTTATCGCCAAAATTGTTACGGAGACTGTGGCTCAGTTTAGGGGTAAGGTCCGGATTTCTAATTATAAAAACAAGGCCATGAGTTTTGCGGCTAAGCTCGGTGTCACGGATGAGATGAACAATATGGAGATTTCCATGGGAGCCAAAGGGCTGGATATCAAACTTTATATTGTGGTGAAGTTTGGCACCAGTATTGGTATGGTGACCAATAAGCTAATCGGCGATATTCACGACAAAGTATACCAGTATACCTCCATCGAACCGAATAGCGTGGCGGTGGTGATTACTGGCACCATGTCGAAGAACATTGCCAGGAGAAATATTGAAGTCAGGAGAGACAGCGAGCGATGA